A genomic stretch from Merismopedia glauca CCAP 1448/3 includes:
- the apcB gene encoding allophycocyanin subunit beta, which produces MQDAITSVINSSDVQGKYLDSSALDKLKGYFQTGELRVRAATTISANAATIVKEAVAKSLLYSDVTRPGGNMYTTRRYAACIRDLDYYLRYATYAMLAGDPSILDERVLNGLKETYNSLGVPVGTTVSAIQAIKEVTASLVGADAGKEMGVYLDYICSGLG; this is translated from the coding sequence ATGCAAGACGCAATTACCTCTGTCATTAACTCGTCCGATGTCCAAGGTAAGTACTTAGATAGTTCTGCTTTAGACAAGCTCAAAGGTTACTTCCAAACCGGAGAACTTCGCGTGCGTGCCGCTACCACCATCAGCGCCAACGCCGCTACCATCGTTAAGGAAGCAGTTGCTAAGTCCTTGTTGTACTCCGATGTTACCCGTCCCGGTGGTAATATGTACACTACCCGTCGCTATGCTGCTTGCATCCGCGATTTGGACTACTACCTCCGCTATGCTACCTACGCTATGTTAGCTGGGGACCCATCTATCCTAGATGAGCGCGTCCTCAACGGTTTAAAAGAAACCTACAACTCCCTAGGCGTACCCGTAGGCACCACCGTTAGCGCCATTCAAGCTATCAAAGAAGTAACTGCTAGCTTGGTTGGAGCTGATGCTGGTAAAGAAATGGGTGTCTATTTAGACTACATCTGCTCTGGTTTGGGCTAA
- the apcA gene encoding allophycocyanin subunit alpha, with amino-acid sequence MSIVTKSIVNADAEARYLSPGELDRIKSFVTSGDRRLRIAQTLTDSRERIVKQAGDRLFQKRPDVVSPGGNAYGEDMAATCLRDLDYYLRLVTYGVVSGDVTPIEEIGIVGVREMYKSLGTPIDGVAEGVRAMKEVAGSMMSGEDGAEAASYFDYVIGALQ; translated from the coding sequence ATGAGTATCGTCACGAAATCAATCGTGAATGCTGATGCTGAAGCTCGTTACCTCAGCCCTGGCGAATTAGATCGGATCAAGAGCTTTGTTACCTCTGGCGATCGCCGTCTACGCATTGCTCAAACCTTGACCGATTCTCGCGAACGCATCGTCAAACAAGCAGGTGATCGCTTGTTCCAAAAACGTCCTGATGTCGTTTCCCCTGGTGGTAACGCTTATGGCGAAGATATGGCTGCTACCTGCTTGCGCGACCTCGATTACTACCTCCGCCTCGTCACCTATGGCGTAGTATCTGGCGATGTTACTCCCATCGAAGAAATTGGGATCGTAGGTGTCAGAGAAATGTACAAATCTTTAGGTACTCCAATTGATGGTGTCGCCGAAGGTGTACGTGCCATGAAAGAAGTTGCCGGCTCCATGATGTCTGGAGAAGATGGTGCTGAAGCCGCCTCTTACTTTGACTATGTAATTGGCGCACTGCAGTAA